CGCCCACCGGCGACGCATTTTTCGACACCTGGCCGAACGACCTCGACCGGCACGCCCCCGGCGCGATCCTGCAATCCCGGGACGTCGCCCCTGTTGCGGCGCCGCTGCTCGAGGTGCACGTCGGCTATGCGCGTCAGATCAAGTTCGCCACCCGCGACGCGCAGAATCGCCCGCTGTTCGCCACGGCGACCCTGTTCGTGCCGCCGACACCGTGGACGGGCCGTGGTTCGCGACCGGTGATGGTGAACAATCCCCCGATCGTCGCGCTCGGCACCCGGTGCACCACCGGCTACACGTTGTCGCACGGCAAGAGCGGCGACACCAACGACACCGACCTCGATCCGCCGACGACGCAGAAGTCACTCGCCAAGGGCTACGCGGTGATCGTCCCCGACCACACGGGTGCACGGATGGCGTACGCCGAACCGTATGTCGCGGCGCACGTCATCCTCGACGCCATCAGGGCCGCCGAGACGTACGACCCCGATAACTTCGCACGTGGGCCGCTCGCGATGCTCGGCTACTCCGGGGGCGCCATCGCCACCAACGCCACCGCGAAACTGGCGAACTCCTATGCGCCCGAGGTCGCGAAACGCTTCGTCGGAGCGGCCATCGGCGGTGTCCCGGCCGACTACCGTGAGCTGGCCGCGGCGATGAACGCCAACCTCGCGACCGGCGTCTTCCACGCGGCGATTCTCGGGATCACCCGCGAACGACCCGAACTGCTGCCCATGGCCAACAATGTGGCGCGGTGGCTGGCGACCAACGACTTCTTCAAGAACCTCTGCACCGGAACGATGGGTTATATGGGGTTCTCGTTCGTGCCCACCCAGGCGCTCGCGACCGTGCCCGACCCGTTCCGGTCGCCCGTTGCCCAGGAGATCTTCGACGTCACCGCGATGAAGGACATGAAGGCGGCCATGCCGGTCTTCATCTACCACGGATCGCAGGAGTGGTGGATTCCGGCGGGTCAGGCCCGCTCACTCTTCGCCGAGCAGTGCCGGCTCGGCGCCAATGCCACCTACCGCGAGTACCCCGGTGAACATATGACGACCGTGTTCACCGCCTTCGACGACGCGATGGGCTGGCTGGATGCCCGTCTCGCCGGGCGGGCGCCGATCAGCCGGTGTCCTCGACGCTGAGCGCTCAGTAGACCAGCACGCGCACGTTCTCCGCGACGCACGCGGGCTTCTCGACGCCCTCGATCTCCACAGTGTTCTTCACGATCATGTTGACGCCCGATGACGTCTCCTCGACCGACGTGATGACGGCGTTCGCGCGGATGCGCGAGCCGACCTTCACCGGATTCGGGAACCGCACCTTGTTCATCCCGTAGTTGATGACGAGTTTGGGCCCCTCGACGCCGAAGATGCTGCCCGCCAAGACCGGAAGCAGCGACAGGGTGAGGAAGCCGTGCGCGATCGGAGCGCCGAACGGTCCGTCCTTGGCGCGCTCGGGGTCGACGTGGATCCACTGGTGATCGCCGGTGGCATCGGCAAAGGCGTTGACCCGCTCCTGGGTGATCTCCAACCACTCCCCGGAGCCCAGGTCGTCGCCGATCGCGGCCTTGAGTTCGTCGACACTGGTGAAGGTTCGTTGTGTGGTGCTCGTCATAGTCTCGGTAGTCTACCGTTGCAGCATGGGCACTCAACCGTCGCGCCGGGCCTCATGAGCACTCCTCGCGTCGCGCCCGGCGGCTTCCTCGAAC
This sequence is a window from Gordonia insulae. Protein-coding genes within it:
- a CDS encoding MaoC family dehydratase, with protein sequence MTSTTQRTFTSVDELKAAIGDDLGSGEWLEITQERVNAFADATGDHQWIHVDPERAKDGPFGAPIAHGFLTLSLLPVLAGSIFGVEGPKLVINYGMNKVRFPNPVKVGSRIRANAVITSVEETSSGVNMIVKNTVEIEGVEKPACVAENVRVLVY
- a CDS encoding lipase family protein, which codes for MSARWSSSVRILFRSVLVTTTAVAALVAGGGSALADPVNLMPFPDQFPNRIDSMVPAPDVPRLASIPERSVTPGASHDLQELREAIMPSPTGDAFFDTWPNDLDRHAPGAILQSRDVAPVAAPLLEVHVGYARQIKFATRDAQNRPLFATATLFVPPTPWTGRGSRPVMVNNPPIVALGTRCTTGYTLSHGKSGDTNDTDLDPPTTQKSLAKGYAVIVPDHTGARMAYAEPYVAAHVILDAIRAAETYDPDNFARGPLAMLGYSGGAIATNATAKLANSYAPEVAKRFVGAAIGGVPADYRELAAAMNANLATGVFHAAILGITRERPELLPMANNVARWLATNDFFKNLCTGTMGYMGFSFVPTQALATVPDPFRSPVAQEIFDVTAMKDMKAAMPVFIYHGSQEWWIPAGQARSLFAEQCRLGANATYREYPGEHMTTVFTAFDDAMGWLDARLAGRAPISRCPRR